One window of the Triticum dicoccoides isolate Atlit2015 ecotype Zavitan chromosome 3B, WEW_v2.0, whole genome shotgun sequence genome contains the following:
- the LOC119281497 gene encoding CASP-like protein 3A1, with the protein MGSFANGQNGSELGIQMPAMGSSAVLEPPTTSVAPRCPRLDMAMVATRAAALVMALLSMSLMVSARQRGSLIIFGIEIPLYAKWSLSDSLKSLVGISAAAAAYSLAQLLLIAYKALKKVPAVPSRRYAWMLLAGDQTESPVHRRLTARLCPSIGSWPPQLSSVQIGCDLQCLVVRASLIAWARRWGIFNAR; encoded by the exons ATGGGCTCCTTTGCTAATGGCCAGAATGGTTCAGAGCTTGGCATCCAGATGCCGGCCATGGGGAGCAGCGCGGTGCTGGAGCCTCCCACAACATCTGTAGCACCAAGATGTCCACGGCTGGACATGGCCATGGTGGCAACCAGAGCTGCAGCCCTCGTGATGGCGCTGCTCTCAATGTCGCTCATGGTCTCCGCCAGGCAACGGGGTAGTCTCATCATCTTTGGCATCGAGATTCCACTGTATGCCAAATGGTCCCTCTCTGATTCGCTGAA ATCCTTGGTTGGGATATCTGCAGCAGCAGCTGCCTACTCTCTGGCACAACTTCTGTTGATTGCATACAAGGCATTGAAGAAAGTCCCTGCGGTTCCATCCAGGCGCTATGCCTGGATGCTGTTAGCTGGTGATCAG ACTGAGTCGCCCGTCCACCGTCGTCTCACCGCGCGTCTCTGCCCCAGTATTGGATCGTGGCCTCCACAACTCTCCTCCGTCCAGATCGGCTGCGACCTACAATGCTTGGTTGTGCGGGCGTCCCTGATTGCTTGGGCGAGACGTTGGGGCATTTTTAATGCACGATGA
- the LOC119279626 gene encoding uncharacterized protein LOC119279626, producing MEETNKALDDLTAAISGISAQIGEIHPIVLELQGWRPAVERSMEDLRLEVGELRQRLKEVQPETTPLPDPASAAATELAQPIRLTDLPPLLPSTAIPPLKPAPIADARLPQPSERLLPRGGDGHGPAGHGKTQDNRGLSPGERTPRAPPVTGMADFHPFAAESSFMGERQFGFARFPPPPRFDFPLFDGDGPRAWRLKCEAYFRVCTLSPNTWVSCAVMYFIDGALSWLQSTKAHLIYTDWGSFAEVVCAQFGREEFQSLLRQFNRLQQSGSVTEYTEKFTQFMHNLVAHHESWEPSYFITLY from the coding sequence ATGGAGGAGACCAACAAGGCCCTGGACGATCTGACAGCGGCGATCAGCGGCATATCGGCCCAGATAGGCGAGATCCACCCCATCGTCCTCGAGCTCCAGGGGTGGCGACCGGCCGTCGAGCGCTCGATGGAGGACCTGCGCTTGGAGGTGGGCGAGCTGCGACAGCGACTTAAGGAGGTGCAGCCAGAGACCACGCCGCTGCCCGATCCGGCATCCGCGGCAGCTACAGAGTTGGCGCAGCCAATTCGCCTCACGGATCTGCCTCCACTCCTTCCGTCGACGGCAATACCGCCACTCAAGCCTGCTCCGATCGCGGACGCGCGTCTTCCTCAACCCAGCGAGCGCCTCTTGCCTCGCGGTGGTGACGGCCACGGGCCCGCTGGCCACGGCAAGACGCAAGATAACCGGGGGCTGTCGCCGGGGGAACGGACCCCGCGGGCACCTCCGGTCACGGGTATGGCCGATTTCCACCCTTTTGCTGCAGAGAGTTCATTTATGGGAGAGCGTCAATTCGGATTCGCCCGATTTCCACCTCCCCCACGTTTTGATTTTCCTTTGTTCGATGGTGATGGGCCACGAGCTTGGCGTTTGAAATGTGAGGCGTATTTCAGAGTCTGTACACTTAGTCCTAACACTTGGGTGAGCTGCGCCGTGATGTATTTCATCGATGGGGCACTGTCTTGGTTGCAATCCACCAAGGCGCATCTAATATATACAGACTGGGGTAGTTTTGCAGAAGTAGTGTGTGCACAGTTTGGGAGAGAGGAATTCCAGTCCCTGTTGCGACAATTCAATCGTCTGCAGCAGAGCGGTTCGGTGACTGAATATACAGAGAAGTTCACGCAGTTCATGCACAATTTGGTGGCACACCATGAATCATGGGAGCCATCGTATTTCATTACACTTTATTGA